The DNA region GACGAGCCCGCGGCCCGCGCGGAGCGAGCACCGCATCTTCAGGCTCAGGGCCTGGCCCGCGAGGCCCAGCAGAACTACGACGAGATCGCCGCGCAGATCGCACAGACCCTGCGCGACGCACGACGAGGAGGACAGTGGTGAGCGAGAGCGCCTACAAGGTCGAGCCCGACACGCTCGATATCGCCGCGACGGACATCACGAGCACCCGGGAACTGATCGACGGGCACCAGCTGGAGCTCGATCAGGCCACGGCCGAGCTCCTGACCCAGTGGACGGGTGCGGCGTCGGAGGCATGGGGGCGGACTCAGGCCGGCTGGCAGAGCGACCTCGGCGACGCGATGGCCGCGGCGACGGCGCTGTCGACGGCCGTGCGCGAGGCGGCGGACGGCTATCGGGATGCCGATGACGCCGTCTCCCGCGCATGGAGCATCTGAGTGTACGTCGGGCACGGCAGGAGCACGAGAATCGCCCCGGGCACGGATCGGCACGGCATCCGCGGGGCGCGGTTCATCGTGCGCGCCGCCCCCGCCGCCGCGCTGAGTGAGGGCGTCTCCGCTCTGCGGTCCGCGCGCTTCGTCCCGGACACGACGGCTCTGCAGGCGACGCTGACCGCATCAGGAGGCCCGTGGGTCGCACAGGCCCTGACCATCGGCCGCCCCGCACGTCGATGGGCGCTCACGCACATCGACTACGAGTACTTCCCGCTGAACCTGCTGCCGTTCCTGTGGCCGCGCGTCGCCCTGACCCTGGCCATCGCCTGCGCACGGGCCACGGAGGACGGCACCGAGCTGATCGTGTACGCCCAGCCGTCGATGCTGCGCGCCGGGGAGCGGACGAACGACAGCGGCCCGCTCATGGTCAAGGCCGCGGAGGCCCTGCAGCGCCGCTTCACGGCATCCGGCGCCCTCATCAGCCACGGCGAGGTCGCCCGCATCGACGATGACGGCTGCCCCGCCTCCCGCGCCTTCGTGCGACAGCGCCTCGGCTGGAGCTGAGCCGGACACCGCGCGCCGCCTGTTCGAGCTCGATCGTGACGAGCGACCGGAGGATTCCCTATTCCGCCGACACCGCCACCTCGGGTCCGCGGGCGTGGTGACGCCCGATGGGGGTGACCATCGGCGTTCCCGACACGGGATCGACCGTCACGTGGTTCGCCATCCCGAACACCTCGCGGACCAGGTCGCTCGTGACGACCCGCTCCGGCGCCCCCACCGCGTGCACCCTGCCCTGCTTCATCGCGACGAGCTGATGGCTGTATCGCGCGGCGAGATTCAGATCGTGCAGCACCATCACGATCGTCGTGCCCCGCCGGACGCTCAGGTCCGTGAGCAGGTCCAGCACCTCGACCTGGTACGCCACATCGAGGAAGGTGGTGGGTTCGTCGAGCAGGAGGATGTCCGTCTCCTGGGCGAG from Microbacterium soli includes:
- a CDS encoding WXG100 family type VII secretion target, whose protein sequence is MSESAYKVEPDTLDIAATDITSTRELIDGHQLELDQATAELLTQWTGAASEAWGRTQAGWQSDLGDAMAAATALSTAVREAADGYRDADDAVSRAWSI